One stretch of Jiangella gansuensis DSM 44835 DNA includes these proteins:
- a CDS encoding NAD-dependent epimerase/dehydratase family protein, producing MRLLVIGGSGDVGRLVVPALAERHELLLFDIVPPPEPVLGEYVPGSVTDPDALRAAVRQRDAIVYLAMGSKQGWGTTAAWAASNFDVNVTGVHLTLWAAAEAGITQIVHTSSASVFADYTALDHAAGPEPDADDTYGLSKRLGEQVCAAAARRNGMSITALRLVGPMPDDEWQADDTPLRDVVTAGSDVASAYLAALEHPRPGFHTYLVTGDADGRTLDWSATEADLGWRPRARRSSDAGRTGNA from the coding sequence ATGCGGCTCCTCGTCATCGGAGGATCAGGGGACGTCGGCCGCCTGGTCGTGCCGGCGCTGGCCGAGCGGCACGAGTTGCTCCTGTTCGACATCGTCCCGCCACCGGAGCCGGTGCTCGGTGAGTACGTACCGGGCAGTGTGACTGACCCCGACGCGCTGCGCGCCGCCGTACGCCAGCGGGACGCGATCGTCTATCTGGCCATGGGGTCCAAACAGGGCTGGGGCACCACCGCCGCGTGGGCGGCGTCGAACTTCGACGTCAACGTCACGGGCGTCCACCTGACCCTCTGGGCGGCCGCGGAGGCCGGCATCACGCAGATCGTCCATACGAGCTCGGCCTCGGTGTTCGCCGACTACACGGCCCTTGACCACGCTGCGGGTCCCGAGCCCGACGCTGACGACACCTACGGCCTGTCCAAACGGCTCGGCGAGCAGGTGTGCGCCGCAGCCGCCCGCAGGAACGGCATGTCGATCACCGCCCTGCGCCTGGTCGGTCCGATGCCCGACGACGAGTGGCAGGCCGACGATACCCCCCTCCGCGACGTCGTCACCGCCGGCAGCGACGTCGCCAGTGCCTACCTCGCAGCGCTCGAGCATCCGCGGCCCGGCTTCCACACGTACCTCGTGACCGGTGACGCCGACGGACGCACGCTGGATTGGTCCGCCACCGAGGCGGACCTGGGCTGGCGGCCTCGGGCCCGGCGTTCCTCCGACGCGGGAAGGACGGGCAACGCGTGA
- a CDS encoding NAD(P)-dependent oxidoreductase — translation MSTSTFRIGWIGTGLMGMPMVRHVVAGGHDVRAFVRTAGRSDALAAAGAKPAGTVADTVRDADVVVTIVSAPADVEQVYLSEDGVLANAAAGTVVIDMTTSAPALARRLAEAGAERGVTVLDAPVSGGPAGAQAGTLSVMVGGDADGLRRVRPVLDIFAGTVVHQGPAGSGQLAKLVNQTLVAGVTLAACEAFVLASSGGLDLERVSESVRPGVAGSPLFDFVWSRLRAGDLEPGFKLDHLRKDLGLVIEAAGDTELPGTTLVTELVDTVRQQRGGDRGTQALATAITEWPA, via the coding sequence GTGAGCACGAGCACGTTCCGGATCGGCTGGATCGGGACCGGCCTCATGGGCATGCCCATGGTGCGCCACGTCGTCGCCGGTGGTCACGACGTCAGGGCCTTCGTACGCACGGCGGGCCGGTCCGACGCTCTGGCGGCGGCCGGCGCCAAGCCCGCGGGCACCGTCGCCGATACCGTCCGCGACGCCGACGTCGTCGTTACGATCGTCTCGGCGCCCGCTGATGTCGAGCAGGTCTACCTGAGCGAGGACGGCGTGCTGGCGAACGCGGCGGCCGGGACGGTGGTGATCGACATGACCACATCGGCCCCGGCGTTGGCACGCCGGCTCGCTGAAGCAGGTGCCGAACGCGGCGTGACCGTGTTGGACGCGCCCGTCAGCGGCGGCCCGGCGGGCGCCCAGGCGGGCACGCTCTCGGTCATGGTGGGTGGCGACGCCGATGGCCTGCGGCGAGTTCGACCGGTGCTCGACATATTCGCCGGCACTGTCGTCCACCAGGGCCCGGCCGGGTCCGGGCAGTTGGCGAAGCTGGTCAACCAGACACTCGTCGCGGGTGTGACCCTCGCGGCCTGCGAGGCGTTCGTGCTGGCGAGCAGCGGCGGGCTGGACCTGGAGCGAGTCTCGGAGTCCGTCCGCCCGGGCGTGGCCGGATCGCCGCTGTTCGACTTCGTCTGGTCTCGCCTCCGTGCGGGCGACCTCGAACCGGGATTCAAACTCGATCACCTCCGCAAGGACCTCGGCCTGGTGATCGAGGCCGCGGGCGACACCGAGCTCCCCGGCACCACACTCGTCACCGAGCTGGTCGACACGGTGCGCCAGCAGCGTGGCGGCGACCGCGGCACCCAGGCACTGGCCACGGCTATCACGGAGTGGCCAGCGTGA
- a CDS encoding amidohydrolase family protein yields the protein MIIDSHVHVGPWKYPPVEDYVPAMAGAGVTHAVLVQFVGNPDNSYLTRCVTGAPDRFAAVAMVEQDTPGAVEQVGRLARTGAFVGVRLWASTRSPGADPLAVWRAIATHGLVASVRGPLSDIARPAFVELVDELPHLRIRLEHVGFTQYPDAAADRADFDRFLGLADRAHVYTMWSGFYANSGATYPYPDADPFLRDVVSAFGARRITWGGDWNQPDPAPGHYAAAVRHVTERPYLTAADRTWILGGAARELFGWPRTTP from the coding sequence GTGATCATCGATTCTCATGTCCACGTGGGGCCGTGGAAGTATCCGCCGGTCGAGGACTACGTGCCGGCCATGGCTGGTGCCGGTGTGACACACGCGGTGCTGGTGCAGTTCGTGGGCAACCCGGACAACAGCTACCTCACCAGGTGCGTCACCGGCGCGCCGGACCGGTTCGCCGCGGTCGCCATGGTCGAGCAGGACACACCGGGTGCGGTAGAGCAGGTGGGCCGGCTCGCGCGCACGGGCGCCTTCGTCGGAGTCCGGCTGTGGGCGTCGACGAGGTCGCCCGGTGCCGACCCGCTGGCGGTGTGGCGGGCGATCGCAACCCACGGTCTGGTGGCGAGCGTTCGTGGCCCGCTGTCCGACATCGCGCGTCCGGCCTTCGTCGAGCTCGTCGACGAGCTCCCCCACCTGAGGATCCGGCTGGAGCATGTTGGGTTCACCCAGTATCCCGACGCGGCGGCCGACAGAGCGGACTTCGACCGGTTCCTCGGTCTCGCCGACCGCGCGCACGTGTACACGATGTGGTCCGGCTTCTACGCCAATAGCGGCGCCACCTATCCGTATCCGGATGCTGATCCGTTTCTCCGCGATGTCGTGTCCGCGTTCGGTGCTCGCCGGATCACCTGGGGCGGCGACTGGAACCAGCCCGATCCCGCGCCGGGCCACTACGCCGCCGCGGTCCGGCACGTGACCGAGCGGCCGTACCTGACCGCCGCGGACAGAACGTGGATCCTCGGCGGGGCGGCACGGGAGCTCTTCGGCTGGCCCAGGACCACGCCATGA
- a CDS encoding aspartate aminotransferase family protein → MTLTTSTDLLDRAESSTPGGVHSNVRLAGPRTFIARAAGARLWDVDGKDYVDHLLGQGPNFLGHAPAPVLDAVDRASRDGIIFGGQHRLELEAAETLLSTIGWADMVRFTVTGTEAVQAAIRLARAHTGRSRILRFEGQYHGWLDNVLLAPTNGRWGPASAGQLRGDLDHTIVIPWNDTSAVDAAFKLYGDDIAAIITEPAMINAGAIPPQPGYLEHLRRTTTDHDALLIFDEVITGFRLALGGGAEAFQITPDLATYGKAMAGGVPVAAFAGRGDIMERIVTSGVNHSGTLNGNAIGSAAVIATLAQLRDNPPYERIHDHGTTLMRQLPRIAADHGYTLNVHGFPAAFHLSFGAAAVSDWRSLQQLDLAQYDRFSHHLVDHGIWVTGRGIWYTSAAHGPQELADALERFETAIATWTAATS, encoded by the coding sequence ATGACTCTCACGACCTCGACCGATCTCCTCGACCGCGCCGAGAGCTCGACGCCTGGTGGCGTGCATTCCAACGTCCGCCTGGCCGGTCCGCGCACATTCATCGCCCGGGCCGCGGGGGCGCGCCTCTGGGACGTGGACGGCAAGGACTACGTCGACCACCTTCTCGGCCAGGGCCCGAACTTCCTCGGTCATGCCCCGGCGCCGGTGCTGGACGCCGTCGATCGGGCCAGCCGCGACGGCATCATCTTCGGCGGTCAGCACCGCCTGGAACTGGAAGCCGCCGAGACACTGCTCTCGACGATCGGCTGGGCCGACATGGTCCGCTTCACGGTCACCGGCACCGAAGCCGTCCAAGCCGCAATCCGCCTCGCCCGTGCCCACACCGGCCGCAGCCGAATCCTGCGGTTCGAGGGCCAGTACCACGGATGGCTGGACAACGTTCTCCTCGCACCCACCAACGGCCGCTGGGGCCCGGCATCGGCCGGACAGCTCCGCGGTGACCTGGACCACACCATCGTCATCCCCTGGAACGACACCAGCGCCGTCGACGCCGCCTTCAAGCTCTACGGCGACGACATCGCCGCGATTATCACCGAACCGGCGATGATCAATGCCGGCGCGATCCCGCCCCAGCCCGGCTACCTCGAACACCTCCGACGGACCACTACCGACCACGACGCCCTCCTCATCTTCGACGAGGTCATCACGGGGTTCCGGCTTGCCCTCGGCGGCGGCGCCGAAGCCTTCCAGATCACTCCCGACCTGGCCACGTACGGAAAGGCCATGGCCGGTGGAGTTCCGGTGGCAGCATTCGCCGGACGCGGCGACATCATGGAGCGCATCGTCACCAGCGGCGTCAACCACTCCGGCACCCTGAACGGCAACGCCATCGGTTCCGCAGCCGTCATCGCCACTCTCGCCCAGCTGCGCGACAACCCTCCCTATGAACGAATCCACGACCACGGCACGACACTCATGCGGCAACTCCCCCGCATCGCCGCCGACCACGGCTACACCCTCAACGTCCACGGCTTTCCCGCCGCGTTCCACCTCTCCTTCGGCGCCGCGGCAGTCTCCGACTGGAGATCGTTGCAGCAGCTCGACCTCGCCCAGTACGACCGATTCTCCCACCACCTCGTCGACCACGGCATCTGGGTCACAGGCCGCGGCATCTGGTACACATCCGCCGCCCACGGCCCGCAGGAACTCGCCGACGCACTCGAACGCTTCGAGACAGCCATCGCCACCTGGACAGCGGCAACCTCGTGA
- a CDS encoding IS256 family transposase, with product MTETLEPVADEVDQQALAEQLLAQAKEQGVDLVGPNGLLNQLTKNVLETALEAEMSEHLGYEKHDRAGRDSGNSRNGTRTKTVLTEIGPVEIEVPRDTESSFEPQIVKKRQRRLNGIDEIVLSLTAKGLTTGEVAAHFDEVYGAKVSKDTISRITDKVVGEMTEWCARPLERVYPVMFIDAIHVKIRDGQVTSRPIYVAIGVTVTGERDILGLWAGDGGEGAKFWLQVLTEIKNRGTQDVCIVVCDGLKGLPEAITTVWELAIVQTCIIHLLRNTFRYASRRYWDQMSRELKPVYTAPSEAAAKERWNEFAASWGQQYPAIVRLWENAWSEFVPFLDYDQEIRRVICSTNAIESINARYRRAIRARGHFPTEQAALKCLYLVTRSLDPTGRGRARWAMRWKPALNAFAITFEGRITPTGN from the coding sequence GTGGGTCCGAACGGGCTGCTCAACCAGTTGACGAAGAACGTGCTCGAGACCGCTCTGGAGGCGGAGATGAGCGAGCACTTGGGCTATGAGAAGCACGACCGGGCCGGGCGGGACAGCGGGAACTCGCGCAACGGGACCCGCACGAAGACGGTGCTGACTGAGATCGGGCCGGTCGAGATCGAGGTCCCCCGCGACACCGAGTCCTCGTTCGAACCGCAGATCGTGAAGAAGCGGCAGCGCCGCCTGAACGGGATCGATGAGATCGTGTTGTCGCTGACTGCCAAAGGCCTGACCACCGGTGAGGTCGCCGCGCACTTCGACGAGGTCTACGGCGCGAAGGTGTCCAAGGACACGATCTCCAGGATCACCGACAAGGTCGTCGGCGAGATGACCGAGTGGTGCGCCCGGCCACTGGAACGCGTATATCCGGTGATGTTCATCGACGCCATTCACGTGAAGATCCGCGATGGTCAGGTCACCAGCCGCCCGATCTACGTCGCCATCGGCGTCACCGTGACCGGCGAGCGGGACATCCTCGGGCTGTGGGCCGGCGACGGCGGTGAAGGCGCGAAGTTCTGGCTGCAGGTGCTGACCGAGATCAAGAACCGCGGCACCCAGGACGTGTGCATCGTGGTGTGCGACGGCTTGAAGGGGCTTCCCGAGGCGATCACCACCGTGTGGGAGCTCGCGATCGTGCAGACCTGCATCATCCACCTGCTGCGCAACACGTTCCGGTACGCCTCCCGCCGGTACTGGGACCAGATGTCACGCGAGCTCAAACCGGTCTACACCGCACCTTCGGAGGCCGCGGCCAAAGAACGCTGGAACGAGTTCGCCGCCAGCTGGGGGCAGCAGTACCCGGCCATCGTGCGGTTGTGGGAGAACGCCTGGTCGGAGTTTGTGCCGTTCCTGGACTACGACCAGGAGATCCGGCGGGTGATCTGCTCGACCAACGCGATCGAGTCGATCAACGCCCGCTACCGACGCGCGATCCGCGCCCGCGGACACTTCCCCACCGAACAGGCCGCCCTGAAGTGCCTCTACCTGGTGACCCGGTCGCTGGACCCGACCGGCCGAGGCCGGGCACGATGGGCCATGAGGTGGAAACCGGCCCTCAACGCGTTCGCGATCACGTTCGAAGGCCGCATCACACCAACCGGAAACTAG
- a CDS encoding creatininase family protein — MSTVLLEHLTRDDLAAMAADTTVVVPLGSTEQHGPHLPVCTDTAIVSEIAQRAATEAAAAASAVVAPTLPFGFAHHHLPFGGTVSLGMVTYLEVLTDIGASLHASGFRRVLFLNGHGGNDAAVRAVGDRLLYERGLDLHVAGTSYWTCAADELAALDLAVDGPVPGHAGGFETSCLLAIAPGQVRLERRPPPEGAPRPLAELATTTATIRRPDIWHASAGCSDDSADADPEVGAVALQAISSAVARLIVGFHHSSTSPTPTRHGRNGS; from the coding sequence GTGAGCACCGTCCTGTTGGAGCACCTGACCCGTGACGACCTCGCCGCGATGGCGGCGGACACGACGGTGGTAGTCCCCCTCGGGTCGACCGAACAGCATGGGCCACACCTACCGGTCTGCACCGACACCGCCATCGTGTCCGAGATCGCCCAGCGAGCGGCGACCGAAGCGGCAGCCGCCGCGTCCGCCGTCGTCGCCCCCACACTGCCGTTCGGCTTCGCCCACCATCACTTGCCGTTCGGCGGAACTGTCAGCCTCGGGATGGTCACCTACCTCGAGGTTCTCACCGACATCGGCGCCAGCTTGCACGCATCGGGATTCCGGCGGGTGCTGTTCCTCAACGGCCACGGCGGCAACGACGCCGCCGTCCGGGCAGTCGGAGACCGGCTCCTGTACGAACGCGGCCTCGATCTGCACGTCGCGGGCACGTCGTACTGGACCTGCGCCGCCGACGAGCTCGCCGCCCTGGACCTCGCGGTCGATGGCCCCGTCCCGGGACATGCCGGTGGCTTCGAGACGTCCTGCCTGCTCGCCATCGCGCCCGGCCAGGTGCGGTTGGAGCGGCGACCGCCACCTGAGGGCGCCCCACGACCCCTAGCCGAGCTCGCGACTACCACGGCGACCATCCGCCGGCCGGATATCTGGCACGCCAGCGCCGGCTGCTCGGACGACTCCGCGGACGCCGACCCCGAGGTGGGCGCCGTCGCCCTGCAGGCCATCAGCAGCGCCGTCGCGCGGCTCATCGTCGGCTTCCACCACTCCAGCACGTCGCCCACGCCCACCCGACACGGACGGAACGGATCATGA
- a CDS encoding DUF4838 domain-containing protein, whose translation MVVTEDDATDAVRHAADELVTFIAKSTGVTLPTASLPSDALPGGLTAIYVGFAGPSSHSALSGLLRRSVDDEYVIAPCDGTITIRGANEWGTLNGVYNFLERYVGVAWLMPTAIGEDVPQRSTISVSPRIVRSRPAFSQRMFSPLLAEPGTGGPYPAQYEWAQRNRLQGNYNKPVEFHHNLHTFFPVSRYGDRPDLYANGIVPASGVVTGWQPAFSNPETVDIVVDDILAMKAADPALRSVSLGVNDGAYTSYEIGKPIPETYYGWVNEVTSRVTAQHPDLKFGLLAYHELEVPPPFDLHPSVIPFLTEDRYAWVDPVTRQYREDQLLAWSQRATELGTYDYLYGSPYAVPRMYLSLLGEVYTTSHDVGVRYHYSELYPNWGEGPKPWVVSRLLWEPGADVTALVDEWCSRAVGDQAAASLSAYYRLWEDVWMTQISQSPWFIRRRTYQPFDSPSYLSSVDIATLDQAASLMDDVVATAETAPPAQRQRATTLARAHEYYDITARLYPRPVPVPGDTAAALELAQSVRDELPVREALVTRRADWLAEARTDPVLVQPLDPTRGGLTGLSAYNHYSVWALITFMRTHEPSGGEVTQWLSAHSDDHPSFTRLVNVITAALSPDANIFTNPGFEADFAGWATWVTDTGEFSISTTQSRSGNKSLQSVSVGRGGPIQPLAVGTGILASQFWVKADPGMGEASVQFALNLFNSANQRVGTVRGESLALRTLEGTWRPVTSVEEFAPPTDPARAVATAQFVPVLTGVPEGANVWFDDAEAIFVAS comes from the coding sequence GTGGTCGTCACCGAAGACGACGCGACCGATGCGGTGCGGCACGCCGCTGACGAGCTCGTCACCTTCATCGCCAAGTCGACCGGCGTCACTCTGCCGACCGCCAGCCTGCCGTCCGACGCGCTGCCGGGTGGCCTCACCGCCATCTACGTCGGCTTCGCCGGGCCGAGTTCGCATTCAGCGCTATCAGGGCTCCTGAGGAGGTCCGTCGACGACGAGTACGTCATCGCGCCGTGCGACGGAACCATCACCATCAGGGGAGCCAACGAATGGGGAACGCTCAACGGCGTCTACAACTTCTTGGAGCGCTATGTCGGCGTCGCCTGGCTCATGCCGACGGCCATCGGGGAGGACGTACCCCAGAGATCGACCATCTCGGTCTCACCTCGTATCGTGCGTTCCCGGCCAGCCTTCTCCCAGCGTATGTTCAGCCCGCTCTTGGCCGAGCCCGGGACTGGTGGCCCGTACCCGGCACAGTACGAGTGGGCGCAACGCAATCGGCTCCAGGGCAACTACAACAAGCCGGTCGAGTTCCATCACAACCTGCACACGTTCTTCCCCGTGTCACGCTACGGCGACCGGCCGGATCTGTACGCGAACGGCATCGTTCCCGCGTCTGGTGTCGTCACCGGCTGGCAGCCTGCGTTCAGCAACCCTGAAACCGTTGACATCGTCGTCGACGACATCCTCGCCATGAAAGCTGCGGACCCGGCGCTCAGATCGGTGTCGCTGGGAGTCAACGACGGCGCCTACACGAGCTACGAGATCGGCAAGCCGATACCGGAGACCTACTACGGATGGGTGAACGAGGTCACGTCACGGGTCACCGCACAGCACCCGGACCTGAAGTTCGGCCTGCTCGCCTACCACGAGCTGGAAGTGCCGCCGCCTTTCGACCTCCACCCGTCGGTGATCCCGTTCCTCACCGAGGATCGCTATGCCTGGGTCGACCCCGTGACGCGCCAGTATCGGGAGGACCAGCTGCTCGCGTGGTCGCAACGTGCCACCGAGCTCGGCACCTACGACTACCTCTACGGATCGCCGTACGCGGTGCCTCGCATGTACCTGTCGCTGCTGGGTGAGGTCTACACGACAAGCCACGACGTCGGCGTGCGGTATCACTACAGCGAGCTGTACCCCAACTGGGGTGAGGGCCCGAAGCCATGGGTCGTTTCGCGACTGCTCTGGGAGCCCGGGGCCGACGTCACCGCGCTGGTCGACGAATGGTGCAGCCGGGCAGTTGGCGATCAAGCCGCCGCGTCGCTGAGCGCGTACTACCGGCTCTGGGAAGACGTCTGGATGACGCAGATCTCGCAGAGCCCATGGTTCATCAGGCGCCGGACCTATCAGCCCTTCGACTCGCCCAGCTACCTCTCCAGCGTCGACATCGCGACCCTGGATCAAGCCGCGTCTCTGATGGACGACGTGGTCGCCACAGCCGAAACGGCGCCGCCGGCCCAACGACAGCGCGCAACGACGCTCGCAAGGGCCCACGAGTACTACGACATCACGGCACGCCTGTATCCCCGGCCGGTACCCGTCCCCGGGGACACAGCCGCCGCGCTCGAACTCGCCCAATCCGTCCGCGACGAGCTTCCCGTCCGTGAGGCACTTGTCACCCGCCGCGCGGATTGGCTGGCCGAGGCAAGAACCGACCCCGTGCTGGTCCAACCGCTCGATCCCACCCGCGGTGGACTCACCGGCCTCTCGGCGTACAACCACTATTCGGTGTGGGCGCTGATCACCTTCATGCGAACACACGAACCATCTGGGGGCGAGGTCACCCAATGGCTCTCCGCCCACAGCGACGATCATCCGTCTTTCACACGACTGGTCAACGTGATCACGGCGGCCCTTTCGCCGGATGCCAACATCTTCACGAACCCCGGCTTCGAAGCCGACTTCGCCGGCTGGGCGACCTGGGTCACCGATACAGGCGAGTTCAGCATCTCCACCACACAATCCCGCTCCGGGAACAAGTCGTTGCAGTCGGTATCCGTAGGGCGTGGCGGACCGATTCAGCCGCTCGCCGTCGGGACGGGGATCCTGGCATCGCAGTTCTGGGTGAAGGCCGATCCGGGCATGGGCGAGGCGAGCGTCCAGTTCGCCCTGAACCTCTTCAACAGCGCAAACCAGCGTGTCGGAACGGTGCGCGGAGAATCCTTGGCGCTGAGAACGCTTGAGGGCACCTGGCGGCCGGTCACGAGTGTGGAGGAGTTCGCCCCACCCACCGACCCAGCGCGGGCCGTGGCGACCGCTCAGTTCGTCCCCGTCCTGACCGGAGTCCCCGAGGGCGCCAACGTCTGGTTCGACGACGCTGAAGCGATCTTCGTGGCCTCCTGA
- a CDS encoding GDSL-type esterase/lipase family protein, whose amino-acid sequence MQLNDTTGRPAETIDLRDDRVTWGGTIEVEHGPGWSRGWRLPLSRIELFPGDGLRSRAAMQAGVRLEFSTDATVISGSATVMDEADATIVDLVVKGTYLASAPVLGDGSFTFTGLAPVMKEVELWLPQYGDVRLTSLAVNAGADVRRSPDTDRPRLVTYGSSITQCRAAASPSRTWPALVAADLGMDLTCLGFGSECHVDPMIARLIRDRPADLVVTCLGINVYGSGTFTERSFLPAVLGFLSTVRDGHPGTPIVVISPIVSPDREAVAGPTGMTLAELRSYVEEAVALLAEHDDGLHLIRGLEAFGPDQAHLLHDGLHPGPDGYVQLARSILGRLRVVLDGG is encoded by the coding sequence ATGCAGCTGAACGACACGACGGGGCGCCCAGCAGAGACAATCGACCTCCGGGACGACCGTGTGACGTGGGGCGGGACGATCGAGGTGGAACACGGGCCAGGGTGGTCGCGGGGCTGGCGACTGCCGCTCAGCCGGATCGAGCTCTTCCCCGGTGATGGGCTGCGCAGCCGGGCGGCGATGCAGGCCGGCGTCCGGCTGGAATTCAGTACCGACGCGACAGTGATCAGTGGCTCGGCGACCGTCATGGACGAGGCCGACGCGACGATCGTCGATCTGGTCGTCAAAGGCACGTATCTGGCGTCGGCTCCCGTCCTCGGTGACGGCTCCTTCACCTTCACGGGACTGGCCCCCGTCATGAAAGAGGTGGAGCTGTGGTTGCCGCAGTACGGAGACGTCCGGCTCACGAGCCTGGCGGTGAACGCCGGTGCGGACGTCCGGCGGAGTCCCGACACAGACCGTCCCCGGTTGGTGACGTACGGCAGCTCCATCACGCAGTGCCGGGCCGCGGCGTCGCCGTCGAGAACGTGGCCGGCGCTCGTGGCAGCAGACCTGGGCATGGACCTGACCTGTCTGGGTTTCGGCAGCGAATGCCACGTGGATCCGATGATCGCTCGCCTCATCCGGGACCGGCCGGCCGACCTCGTCGTCACCTGCCTGGGGATCAACGTCTACGGTTCCGGCACGTTCACCGAGCGGTCGTTCCTCCCGGCCGTGCTGGGTTTCCTGAGCACCGTCCGAGACGGCCATCCCGGTACGCCGATCGTTGTGATCTCACCGATCGTCAGTCCGGATCGCGAAGCCGTGGCCGGACCCACCGGCATGACCTTGGCGGAGCTGAGGTCATATGTCGAGGAGGCCGTCGCCCTACTGGCGGAGCACGACGACGGCCTCCACCTGATCCGCGGGCTCGAGGCGTTCGGGCCGGACCAGGCGCATCTACTCCATGACGGCCTGCACCCCGGCCCCGACGGATACGTTCAGCTGGCCCGGTCAATTCTCGGCCGGTTGCGCGTAGTCCTCGACGGCGGCTGA
- a CDS encoding Gfo/Idh/MocA family protein, translating into MRTRIGIVGAGAMAEQHAIAMRDAGAEIVGVADPDHGRAAALADTAGAGAGTATAYGSAQELYAHPGIDAVVVASPNETHAAQTIAALNAGLHVLTEIPVGMSLAEAEAVADAAVRSGLQVAVAHTLRYCSPYRQVRELVDAGRLEIRHIVARTLMLRQENTGVAGRRRTWTDDVRWHHGAHTVDAALWLLAADDATVTGQLGPAWPRSGRPMDAGIVLCAPGGGVATIALSYHSRVAARDLTIIAEGITLRIDGPRLLSPDGVIADCGSAAAMERAGLTRQDEDFLTAIVHGRRPECTVQDVLPTMRALDRLSTTTEA; encoded by the coding sequence ATGAGGACCAGAATCGGCATCGTCGGCGCCGGCGCGATGGCCGAACAGCATGCCATCGCCATGCGCGACGCCGGCGCGGAGATCGTCGGCGTCGCGGATCCCGACCACGGGCGCGCCGCCGCGCTCGCGGACACCGCCGGCGCTGGTGCTGGCACCGCGACGGCATACGGCAGCGCCCAGGAATTGTATGCACACCCCGGTATCGACGCCGTCGTCGTCGCCTCGCCCAACGAAACGCACGCCGCCCAGACGATCGCCGCGCTGAACGCGGGCCTGCACGTGCTGACCGAGATCCCGGTCGGCATGAGCCTGGCGGAAGCAGAGGCCGTCGCCGACGCGGCCGTGCGCTCCGGCCTGCAGGTCGCGGTCGCCCACACATTGCGGTACTGCTCGCCGTACCGGCAGGTTCGTGAACTCGTCGACGCGGGCCGGCTCGAAATCCGGCACATCGTCGCCCGCACCCTGATGCTGCGCCAAGAGAACACCGGCGTTGCTGGCCGGCGCCGGACCTGGACCGACGACGTCCGCTGGCATCACGGGGCACACACGGTCGACGCTGCTCTGTGGTTGCTGGCGGCCGACGACGCCACGGTCACCGGGCAGCTGGGCCCGGCCTGGCCACGTAGCGGCCGGCCGATGGACGCCGGCATCGTGCTGTGCGCCCCGGGCGGCGGTGTCGCCACCATCGCCTTGTCGTATCACTCGCGGGTCGCCGCCCGCGACCTGACGATCATCGCCGAGGGCATCACGCTGCGGATCGACGGCCCGCGCCTGCTCTCACCCGACGGCGTCATCGCCGACTGCGGCAGCGCGGCGGCGATGGAACGGGCCGGGTTGACCCGTCAGGACGAGGACTTTCTCACCGCCATCGTCCACGGCCGCCGCCCAGAGTGCACCGTCCAGGACGTGTTGCCGACGATGCGCGCGCTCGATCGACTCAGCACCACGACGGAGGCATGA